In Centropristis striata isolate RG_2023a ecotype Rhode Island chromosome 1, C.striata_1.0, whole genome shotgun sequence, one DNA window encodes the following:
- the smim18 gene encoding small integral membrane protein 18, whose amino-acid sequence MANISTTIHPSNVPWHQEAALLSRVSLQVQEVYPFHDGWNVACFIILLLFILTVVSLAALAVLYELLDCGCCAKGKTHHQLQEEGPGSCGKLMTSICKEPESHTEVV is encoded by the coding sequence ATGGCCAACATTTCTACCACAATACACCCAAGTAATGTCCCATGGCACCAAGAGGCGGCCCTTCTCTCCCGCGTCTCCTTGCAGGTCCAGGAGGTCTACCCTTTCCATGATGGCTGGAATGTGGCCTGCTTCATCATCCTTCTGCTCTTCATCCTCACTGTCGTGTCTCTGGCTGCCTTAGCCGTGCTCTATGAGCTTCTGGACTGTGGGTGCTGTGCCAAAGGGAAGACACATCACCAGCTACAGGAGGAGGGGCCGGGCAGCTGCGGCAAGCTCATGACCAGTATTTGCAAGGAGCCGGAATCCCATACTGAGGTGGTATAG